A section of the Ranitomeya imitator isolate aRanImi1 chromosome 7, aRanImi1.pri, whole genome shotgun sequence genome encodes:
- the PRKRA gene encoding interferon-inducible double-stranded RNA-dependent protein kinase activator A isoform X2, whose amino-acid sequence MSEKTNQPTKKQGGDGSSKKVAKHKAAESALNILRGDANLNLPMTEPIPKDVSKQPSSQTQGNPIGSLQELAVQKGWRLPEYFVSQESGPPHKREFTMSCRVETFVETGISTSKKTAKKMAAEKLFAKLKSIPADKINLSIKKPAGNNPGCTWDSLKNSSGEKINLLKRSALSIPNTDYVKMLTEVAEEQDFRVSYMDIEELSVNGQYQCLAELSSSPVTICHGTGLSCGNAHNDAAHNALQYLKIMAGRK is encoded by the exons ATGTCTGAGAAAACGAACCAACCGACCAAAAAACAAGGAG gcGATGGGTCTAGCAAGAAAGTCGCAAAACATAAAGCTGCAGAGTCGGCTTTGAACATCCTAAGAGGAGATGCCAACCTGAA TTTACCTATGACTGAACCCATCCCAAAAGACGTATCCAAACAACCAAGCAGCCAGACTCAGGGCAATCCCATTGGTTCCTTACAG GAGCTTGCTGTACAGAAAGGATGGCGACTACCTGAGTATTTTGTATCTCAAGAATCAGGACCACCCCACAAGAGAGAGTTCACCATGTCCTGCCGTGTAGAAACTTTTGTCGAAACCG GCATCAGCACATCAAAAAAGACGGcaaagaaaatggcagcggaaaagCTGTTTGCCAAACTGAAAAGCATTCCAGCTGACAAGATCAATCTGTCTATA AAAAAGCCTGCTGGCAATAATCCTGGGTGTACCTGGGACTCCCTGAAAAATTCATCTGGTGAGAAAATAAACCTGCTGAAGAGAAGTGCACTGAGTATTCCCAACACAGACTATGTGAAAATGCTGACCGAGGTGGCAGAGGAGCAGGATTTCCGAGTGTCCTACATGGATATAG AGGAACTAAGCGTCAATGGGCAGTACCAGTGTCTGGCCGAACTGTCCTCCAGCCCGGTGACCATTTGTCACGGAACTGGGCTTTCCTGTGGCAACGCTCACAACGACGCTGCCCACAACGCACTACAGTACTTAAAAATCATGGCCGGAAgaaaatga
- the PRKRA gene encoding interferon-inducible double-stranded RNA-dependent protein kinase activator A isoform X1 yields the protein MSRERFPAAPKRSSDKAMSLNELATTTPCKTPIQLLHEFGIKTGSPPVYTLEKSEGQAHNPSFTFRVSIGEVSCIGDGSSKKVAKHKAAESALNILRGDANLNLPMTEPIPKDVSKQPSSQTQGNPIGSLQELAVQKGWRLPEYFVSQESGPPHKREFTMSCRVETFVETGISTSKKTAKKMAAEKLFAKLKSIPADKINLSIKKPAGNNPGCTWDSLKNSSGEKINLLKRSALSIPNTDYVKMLTEVAEEQDFRVSYMDIEELSVNGQYQCLAELSSSPVTICHGTGLSCGNAHNDAAHNALQYLKIMAGRK from the exons CTTAAATGAACTCGCAACAACCACCCCATGTAAGACGCCCATCCAACTACTCCATGAGTTTGGAATCAAGACCGGAAGCCCCCCTGTGTACACCCTCGAAAAGTCTGAGGGGCAAGCCCATAACCCAAGCTTCACATTCCGCGTTTCCATAGGAGAGGTATCGTGCATAG gcGATGGGTCTAGCAAGAAAGTCGCAAAACATAAAGCTGCAGAGTCGGCTTTGAACATCCTAAGAGGAGATGCCAACCTGAA TTTACCTATGACTGAACCCATCCCAAAAGACGTATCCAAACAACCAAGCAGCCAGACTCAGGGCAATCCCATTGGTTCCTTACAG GAGCTTGCTGTACAGAAAGGATGGCGACTACCTGAGTATTTTGTATCTCAAGAATCAGGACCACCCCACAAGAGAGAGTTCACCATGTCCTGCCGTGTAGAAACTTTTGTCGAAACCG GCATCAGCACATCAAAAAAGACGGcaaagaaaatggcagcggaaaagCTGTTTGCCAAACTGAAAAGCATTCCAGCTGACAAGATCAATCTGTCTATA AAAAAGCCTGCTGGCAATAATCCTGGGTGTACCTGGGACTCCCTGAAAAATTCATCTGGTGAGAAAATAAACCTGCTGAAGAGAAGTGCACTGAGTATTCCCAACACAGACTATGTGAAAATGCTGACCGAGGTGGCAGAGGAGCAGGATTTCCGAGTGTCCTACATGGATATAG AGGAACTAAGCGTCAATGGGCAGTACCAGTGTCTGGCCGAACTGTCCTCCAGCCCGGTGACCATTTGTCACGGAACTGGGCTTTCCTGTGGCAACGCTCACAACGACGCTGCCCACAACGCACTACAGTACTTAAAAATCATGGCCGGAAgaaaatga